A genomic window from Etheostoma spectabile isolate EspeVRDwgs_2016 chromosome 13, UIUC_Espe_1.0, whole genome shotgun sequence includes:
- the pcp4a gene encoding calmodulin regulator protein PCP4a isoform X2: protein MSERQASGATTGNIKPSAGQDEKNKNNLPEDFDIDMDNPETEKAAVAIQSQFRKFQKKKQDVKS from the exons ATGAGTGAG AGACAAGCATCTGGAGCAACGACTGGAAACATCAAACCATCTGCTGGCCAAG atgagaaaaacaagaacaaccTCCCCGAGGACTTTGACATCGACATGGACAACCCGGAGACGGAGAAGGCCGCTGTCGCCATCCAGTCGCAGTTCAGGAAATTCCAGAAAAAGAAGCAGGATGTGAAGTCATAG
- the pcp4a gene encoding calmodulin regulator protein PCP4a isoform X1 codes for MSERQASGATTGNIKPSAGQGQQKVPSKHEKNKNNLPEDFDIDMDNPETEKAAVAIQSQFRKFQKKKQDVKS; via the exons ATGAGTGAG AGACAAGCATCTGGAGCAACGACTGGAAACATCAAACCATCTGCTGGCCAAG GTCAACAAAAGGTTCCATCTAAAC atgagaaaaacaagaacaaccTCCCCGAGGACTTTGACATCGACATGGACAACCCGGAGACGGAGAAGGCCGCTGTCGCCATCCAGTCGCAGTTCAGGAAATTCCAGAAAAAGAAGCAGGATGTGAAGTCATAG